One genomic region from Mesorhizobium terrae encodes:
- a CDS encoding flavin reductase family protein: MLFRCDEDKFLTFKILSSVIVPRPIAWVVTLDTIGQVNAAPFSYFNLFSTDPATICIGVNGRDDGGQKDTARNLVCSGEMVVNLVTAALVSDMNLTAADFPSSVSEVEIAGIGLEASTDVAPPRISQSPVALECRVTHTLQIGRADQIFVGEVIAVHICDDLIEPGGGIDFARLDLVGRVNGSGRYVRLRDVFEVPRVDAVKATELAIGQRQGRREPEDS; the protein is encoded by the coding sequence ATGCTGTTTCGTTGCGATGAGGACAAATTCCTCACCTTTAAGATTCTATCATCCGTGATAGTGCCACGCCCGATCGCTTGGGTTGTTACGCTGGATACGATCGGACAAGTGAACGCAGCTCCATTCTCATACTTCAATCTATTTTCAACTGACCCCGCAACGATTTGTATTGGAGTTAATGGCCGCGACGATGGCGGGCAAAAGGACACAGCGCGAAACCTTGTATGCAGCGGGGAAATGGTCGTTAATCTCGTCACGGCAGCTCTTGTGTCAGATATGAATCTGACAGCTGCCGACTTCCCTTCATCTGTGTCCGAAGTGGAAATAGCAGGTATTGGTCTCGAAGCATCCACGGACGTTGCGCCTCCGCGCATATCTCAGAGTCCTGTCGCATTGGAATGCCGGGTGACGCATACTCTGCAGATAGGGCGAGCCGATCAAATCTTCGTTGGAGAGGTGATAGCTGTACATATTTGTGATGATCTGATCGAGCCCGGTGGGGGCATCGATTTTGCGCGTTTAGATTTAGTGGGTAGAGTTAATGGAAGCGGCCGATATGTGCGCTTAAGAGACGTGTTCGAAGTGCCTCGAGTGGATGCCGTAAAGGCTACCGAACTCGCAATTGGACAGCGCCAAGGGCGCAGGGAACCGGAGGATAGTTAA
- a CDS encoding ABC transporter substrate-binding protein has translation MAVFRAALKLVFSLIAILLQVYSANAEERITVQLSWSPAPEFGCFYQAQAENLYQQAGLTVELRPGGPKLNVEQTLLTGKADVGVASFAQKVFIYEQEKLPLVAIGALFQRSPLALISRTDRDLSTLEEFSGVPIFMSAHSRLAVWPMLKKLFNWNDEQARDYMGTLELPLSLPKAAILGFVSSEPARFRAAGVEPKVLLLADHGFDDYAYLLAVGKATLDTRRSALRAFVKATFEGCRRYLGSNYLKAHELIGKENQDLTAPMMDEARLQLLNNRILGSADQKDLARMLPERWKKMMEAARTTGAYGELAHWQDHVDFNLAD, from the coding sequence ATGGCAGTGTTTAGAGCGGCACTAAAATTGGTATTTTCATTGATAGCAATACTTCTCCAGGTATATTCTGCAAATGCGGAAGAGCGTATCACCGTGCAGCTCTCCTGGTCTCCCGCGCCAGAATTTGGATGCTTCTATCAAGCTCAAGCCGAAAACCTTTATCAGCAAGCCGGCCTCACTGTAGAATTGCGACCGGGAGGTCCAAAACTTAACGTAGAACAGACCCTGCTCACTGGCAAAGCGGATGTGGGTGTGGCTTCTTTCGCTCAAAAGGTCTTCATTTACGAACAAGAAAAGCTACCATTGGTGGCCATTGGAGCCCTATTTCAGCGTTCACCGTTAGCACTGATTTCCCGAACCGATCGCGACCTTTCGACTCTTGAGGAGTTTTCTGGAGTTCCAATCTTCATGTCAGCCCACAGCAGGCTGGCGGTGTGGCCAATGCTCAAGAAGCTATTTAATTGGAATGATGAGCAGGCAAGGGACTACATGGGAACCTTGGAGCTACCGCTCAGTTTGCCGAAAGCAGCAATCCTAGGGTTCGTCTCCAGCGAGCCTGCGCGCTTCCGTGCTGCTGGGGTGGAGCCGAAGGTGCTCCTTCTGGCAGATCACGGGTTCGACGATTACGCTTATCTCCTCGCCGTCGGAAAGGCGACACTTGATACTCGACGTAGCGCTCTACGTGCATTCGTAAAGGCGACTTTTGAGGGGTGCCGCCGCTACCTTGGCAGCAACTATCTGAAAGCTCATGAACTTATTGGGAAGGAAAACCAAGACTTAACAGCACCTATGATGGATGAAGCGCGGCTACAACTTCTCAACAACCGTATCCTTGGCTCAGCTGATCAGAAAGATTTGGCGCGGATGCTCCCCGAGCGTTGGAAGAAAATGATGGAAGCGGCTAGAACAACCGGGGCATATGGTGAGCTTGCGCACTGGCAGGATCATGTTGACTTCAATTTGGCAGACTGA
- a CDS encoding aromatic ring-hydroxylating oxygenase subunit alpha, with amino-acid sequence MLLRSGFFGNIEKPATFCFEQLPEGGEVVLSSDRLVNSDERLSAFWHPVARVADIGVEPRRLTLLGQHYVVARLDGEYSIFEDRCPHRGAPLSKGRAAGNLLSCPYHGFVFNSEGNCVAAPSATTNQLAQFCLSSPHGVDVKYGLLWVAPQASSTSLPALPEGLWPIDDRTFCLVDSWSATASQIIDNFIDVTHFPFVHADTFGQKGRLDVRRLSEVDDGFECEVSARGKRLIGGGNSDDVEERILTYRYYFPFSLALTIAYPRRGIFDRIFLALQPETTQSTLVYKLVLRGEGANLSEEQAREEALLQRQITAEDKNMVQQLPLSGIDLRSYEERHVLLDEPTRLLRKVMLSKLSGGE; translated from the coding sequence CCTGCTACCTTCTGTTTTGAACAACTTCCCGAGGGGGGTGAGGTGGTTCTTTCTTCGGATCGTCTCGTAAATTCAGATGAACGCCTATCTGCTTTCTGGCACCCGGTGGCTCGAGTTGCTGACATCGGAGTAGAGCCGCGACGTTTGACCCTATTGGGGCAGCATTACGTGGTTGCGAGGTTGGACGGCGAGTACTCTATATTTGAAGATCGATGTCCGCATCGAGGGGCCCCGTTAAGCAAGGGCAGAGCCGCCGGAAACCTCCTTTCTTGCCCATACCATGGGTTTGTCTTCAACAGTGAAGGGAATTGCGTTGCGGCGCCAAGCGCAACTACTAACCAACTCGCCCAATTTTGCTTGAGTAGCCCGCACGGCGTAGACGTCAAGTACGGCCTTCTTTGGGTCGCACCGCAGGCTTCGAGCACCTCGCTTCCAGCTCTTCCAGAGGGACTTTGGCCGATCGACGATCGAACTTTTTGCCTTGTCGATTCATGGTCAGCTACCGCATCCCAGATCATCGACAACTTCATCGATGTAACGCACTTCCCTTTTGTACATGCCGACACTTTTGGACAGAAGGGGCGGCTGGATGTCCGGCGACTGTCTGAGGTCGACGACGGCTTCGAATGTGAGGTGTCCGCCCGAGGCAAAAGGCTGATTGGCGGAGGAAATTCGGACGATGTCGAAGAAAGAATTCTTACCTACCGCTATTACTTTCCATTTTCGCTCGCTTTGACAATTGCCTACCCTCGCCGGGGAATTTTTGATCGCATTTTCTTAGCTCTTCAACCTGAGACCACACAATCCACGCTAGTTTACAAGCTCGTTCTGCGGGGCGAGGGAGCAAACCTGTCCGAAGAACAAGCGCGGGAAGAGGCGCTGCTGCAGAGACAGATTACCGCCGAAGACAAGAACATGGTTCAGCAACTGCCGTTGTCTGGAATAGATCTCCGTAGCTACGAGGAGAGGCATGTACTGCTCGACGAACCTACCCGGCTCTTACGAAAGGTGATGTTGTCAAAATTATCCGGAGGGGAGTGA